Proteins found in one Pseudomonas sp. P8_241 genomic segment:
- a CDS encoding spermidine/putrescine ABC transporter substrate-binding protein produces the protein MSKLNDLLCAGLAVSLAIASQAASAKDMVISIWDGYMAPDALEKFKVASGVDVDKALHATNEEIMGKLMASGGEGYDVVFVSSPFAEVLHKQGLLADIDPVKVPNLKNLYPEATQLEYDAGNHFSVPYTWGTTGICYRSDKVTPAPQSWNELLNPSDALKGKVTMLATDRWMLGAGFLAKGWSVNDSDPAQIAAVRDQLIATKKRILSFDDTTFYSKLASGESLMAHAWDGWCNYGTQANAAIKFVVPKEGSDLWVDTMVVLKSSKHQEEAFKFINFMLAKENHVWVAENILYKIPNQAAMAGLSADLLKQYPNLTMTPSELVKMEQLRDLGGTTQKAYTRAVTEIMAAQN, from the coding sequence ATGAGCAAGCTGAATGATCTTCTGTGCGCAGGATTGGCCGTTTCCCTGGCGATCGCTTCACAGGCTGCAAGTGCGAAAGACATGGTGATCTCCATCTGGGACGGCTACATGGCCCCGGATGCGCTGGAGAAGTTCAAGGTGGCCAGCGGTGTGGACGTCGACAAGGCGCTGCACGCCACCAACGAAGAAATCATGGGCAAGCTCATGGCGTCCGGCGGTGAAGGGTATGACGTGGTGTTCGTCTCCTCGCCCTTCGCCGAAGTCCTGCACAAGCAGGGGCTGCTGGCGGACATCGATCCGGTCAAAGTGCCCAACCTGAAAAACCTCTATCCCGAAGCCACCCAGCTGGAATACGACGCCGGCAACCATTTCTCGGTGCCCTACACCTGGGGCACGACCGGTATTTGCTATCGCTCCGACAAGGTGACACCGGCACCACAAAGCTGGAACGAGCTGCTTAATCCGAGCGATGCGCTCAAGGGCAAGGTGACGATGCTGGCTACCGACCGCTGGATGCTCGGCGCCGGTTTCCTCGCCAAGGGCTGGTCGGTCAACGACAGTGACCCGGCGCAGATCGCCGCCGTTCGCGATCAACTGATCGCCACCAAGAAACGCATCCTGTCCTTCGACGACACCACCTTCTACTCCAAGCTCGCATCCGGCGAATCGCTGATGGCCCACGCCTGGGACGGCTGGTGCAACTACGGCACCCAGGCCAACGCGGCGATCAAGTTCGTGGTGCCCAAGGAAGGTTCCGATCTGTGGGTAGACACCATGGTGGTGCTCAAAAGTTCGAAGCACCAGGAAGAGGCCTTCAAGTTCATCAACTTCATGCTGGCCAAGGAAAACCACGTATGGGTTGCTGAAAACATCCTCTACAAAATCCCCAACCAGGCCGCAATGGCCGGGTTGTCCGCTGACCTGCTCAAGCAATACCCCAACCTGACCATGACGCCGAGCGAGCTGGTGAAGATGGAGCAATTGCGCGATCTGGGCGGCACCACGCAAAAGGCCTACACCCGCGCCGTGACCGAAATCATGGCGGCGCAGAACTAA
- a CDS encoding ABC transporter permease: MSALHADRRLSAWLLAPGFGWLLMFLVVPCLLVLVYSFVERGAYGGIDWLFTWENYQRAFDPLYLGILLKSAKIAGLATLFAVLIGYPAAYAIARAPRRRQAVYLFLVMLPFWSNYLIRTYAWIVLLNREGLINRLLQLLGYSGEPISLLYTESAVVLGLVYNYIPFVILAIFSSLSRINNELWDASRDLGASGWMTFRRIILPLSVPGIAAGSVFVFVLSIGNFITADLLGGKQVQMVGNLIYSQFLTARDWPFGAALSFFLIAIMLVLLFIQALVARRAEGARS; encoded by the coding sequence ATGAGTGCTTTGCATGCTGACAGGCGGCTGTCGGCCTGGCTTCTTGCGCCCGGCTTCGGCTGGCTGCTGATGTTTCTGGTGGTGCCCTGTTTGCTGGTGCTGGTCTACAGCTTCGTCGAACGCGGTGCGTATGGCGGCATTGATTGGTTGTTTACCTGGGAAAACTACCAGCGCGCCTTCGATCCGCTGTACCTGGGCATCTTGCTCAAGTCGGCAAAAATCGCCGGGCTGGCCACGCTGTTTGCGGTGCTGATCGGCTACCCGGCCGCCTATGCGATTGCCCGTGCGCCACGGCGGCGTCAGGCGGTGTATCTGTTTCTGGTGATGCTGCCGTTCTGGAGCAACTACCTGATCCGCACTTACGCCTGGATCGTCCTGCTCAATCGCGAAGGCCTGATCAACCGCCTGTTGCAACTGCTCGGCTACAGCGGCGAACCCATCAGTTTGCTGTACACCGAATCGGCCGTGGTACTCGGGTTGGTCTACAACTACATCCCCTTTGTGATCCTGGCGATTTTCTCCTCGCTGTCGCGCATCAACAACGAACTCTGGGACGCCTCCAGAGACCTCGGCGCTTCGGGCTGGATGACGTTCCGCCGGATCATTCTGCCGTTGAGCGTTCCCGGCATCGCCGCAGGCTCGGTGTTTGTCTTTGTGCTGAGTATCGGCAACTTCATCACCGCTGACCTGTTGGGTGGCAAACAGGTGCAGATGGTCGGCAACCTGATCTACTCGCAGTTCCTCACCGCGCGGGACTGGCCGTTCGGTGCGGCGCTGAGCTTCTTCCTGATCGCGATCATGCTGGTGCTGTTGTTCATCCAGGCACTGGTGGCGCGCCGTGCAGAAGGGGCACGCTCATGA